The Prochlorococcus marinus str. MIT 9301 genome window below encodes:
- the pheS gene encoding phenylalanine--tRNA ligase subunit alpha, with translation MSQIESLSQIEEKLNNLSLTAKNNIDNSNTHEELDQLRVSLLGKKGDLSIILKTMGQLSATDRPIVGQKANLIKINLQELITERKSQLNSEALDKKIKTEKIDVTIPSIGTPSGNKHPLISTQDEIIDIFCGLGYSVESGPEIETDFYNFESLNIPKNHPARDMQDTFYLDENRLLRTHTSPVQIRYLEKNPPPVRIIAPGRVYRRDAVDATHSPVFNQVEVLCIDQDINFSHLRGTVLTFLKSFFGDIPVRFRASYFPFTEPSAEVDVQWKGKWLEVMGCGMVDPKVLEKLGIDSEKWTGFAAGLGVERFCMVRHQIDDIRKFYTNDIRFLEQF, from the coding sequence GTGAGTCAAATTGAATCATTAAGTCAAATTGAGGAAAAACTAAATAATCTTTCTCTAACAGCAAAAAATAATATAGATAATTCTAATACTCATGAAGAACTTGATCAATTGAGAGTTTCATTGCTAGGGAAAAAAGGTGATTTATCAATTATCTTGAAAACAATGGGTCAACTATCTGCTACTGATAGACCAATTGTTGGCCAGAAGGCAAATTTAATAAAGATAAATTTGCAAGAACTAATAACTGAAAGAAAAAGTCAACTGAATAGTGAAGCCTTAGATAAGAAGATTAAAACAGAAAAAATTGATGTAACTATCCCTTCAATTGGAACTCCCTCTGGAAATAAACATCCTTTAATTTCAACCCAAGATGAAATAATTGATATTTTTTGTGGTTTAGGTTACTCAGTTGAAAGTGGCCCTGAAATAGAGACTGATTTTTATAATTTTGAGTCTCTCAATATACCCAAAAATCATCCCGCAAGAGATATGCAGGATACTTTCTACTTAGATGAAAATCGACTTTTGAGGACCCATACTTCTCCTGTTCAGATAAGGTATTTAGAGAAAAATCCTCCTCCAGTAAGAATAATTGCCCCTGGAAGGGTTTATAGGAGAGATGCTGTAGATGCTACACATTCCCCTGTATTTAATCAGGTTGAGGTTTTATGTATCGATCAAGATATCAATTTTAGTCATTTAAGAGGAACAGTTCTTACATTTTTAAAGTCCTTTTTTGGAGATATTCCTGTGAGATTTAGAGCTAGTTATTTCCCCTTTACTGAACCTTCAGCAGAAGTAGACGTCCAGTGGAAAGGTAAATGGCTGGAAGTAATGGGCTGCGGAATGGTAGATCCAAAGGTCTTAGAAAAATTAGGAATAGATTCTGAGAAATGGACAGGATTCGCTGCAGGATTAGGAGTTGAAAGATTTTGTATGGTAAGACATCAGATTGATGACATCAGAAAATTTTATACAAATGATATTAGATTCTTAGAACAGTTCTAA
- the surE gene encoding 5'/3'-nucleotidase SurE, with translation MKPLNILISNDDGVFAAGIRALAKSAQKRGHKVKVVCPDQERSATGHGLTLQSPLRVEKADELFGDGIEAWGCSGTPADCVKLALSELLDNKPDLILSGINHGPNLGTDIFCSGTVAAAMEGTLENVPSMAISVASFKWKNFEYAGEIAINIAEQAINDNWPASLLLNLNIPPCAKSKIKELSWTRLSVRKYKNQFSKREDPRGDDYYWLAGEVVLDLKSKGYGPKNWPSDVSQIQNNKISLTPVEPDLFWRGNLDDLPKINNSFVNPS, from the coding sequence ATGAAACCGTTAAATATATTAATTAGTAATGATGATGGTGTTTTCGCAGCGGGGATAAGAGCCTTAGCAAAATCAGCCCAAAAAAGAGGACATAAGGTAAAAGTGGTATGTCCTGACCAAGAAAGATCAGCTACTGGTCATGGTCTTACTTTACAATCCCCACTAAGAGTTGAAAAAGCTGACGAATTATTTGGAGATGGAATTGAAGCTTGGGGATGTTCCGGCACGCCTGCTGATTGTGTCAAATTAGCACTATCTGAACTCTTGGATAATAAACCTGATCTAATTCTATCTGGAATAAATCACGGGCCCAATTTAGGAACAGATATTTTTTGTTCAGGCACTGTTGCAGCAGCCATGGAAGGAACTTTAGAAAATGTTCCTTCCATGGCAATAAGTGTTGCTAGTTTTAAATGGAAGAATTTTGAATATGCAGGAGAAATTGCAATTAATATTGCCGAACAAGCAATTAACGATAATTGGCCAGCTTCACTTCTATTAAACTTGAATATACCTCCTTGTGCGAAAAGCAAAATTAAAGAATTATCATGGACAAGATTATCAGTAAGAAAATATAAAAATCAATTTTCCAAAAGGGAAGACCCAAGGGGTGACGATTATTATTGGTTAGCAGGTGAGGTGGTTTTAGATCTTAAATCAAAAGGTTATGGTCCAAAAAACTGGCCCAGTGACGTATCTCAAATACAAAATAATAAAATATCGCTTACGCCTGTAGAACCAGATTTATTTTGGAGGGGTAATTTAGACGACTTACCAAAAATTAATAATTCATTTGTAAATCCTTCTTAA
- a CDS encoding NAD(+) kinase — protein sequence MVRKAGLIVNDGKELAVQTASSVQKKLENSNFEVVRVSSSGGMVGFANPDQHVRPLGYTNCVPEGFDSSMEFSIVLGGDGTVLSAARQTAPAKIPILTINTGHLGFLAEAYLSNLDEAIDKIIAGNWDIEERTCFIVSVMRNDQRRWESLCLNEMALHREPLTSMCHFEISIGRHAPVDISADGVILSTPTGSTAYSLSAGGPVITPDCPVVQLTPIAPHSLASRALVFNDSEPVTVFPATPERLVMVVDGNAGCYVWPEDRVLIRKSKHSVKFIRLEDYEFFQVLRNKLGWGLPHVAKPDK from the coding sequence TTGGTACGTAAAGCAGGGCTAATAGTTAATGATGGGAAAGAACTTGCTGTTCAAACTGCAAGTTCTGTCCAAAAAAAATTGGAAAACTCTAATTTTGAAGTTGTAAGAGTTAGTAGCTCTGGAGGGATGGTTGGTTTCGCAAATCCAGATCAACATGTTCGTCCTTTGGGATATACGAATTGTGTTCCAGAGGGGTTTGATTCATCAATGGAATTTTCAATTGTTCTTGGCGGAGATGGTACTGTGCTTTCTGCTGCAAGGCAAACGGCACCGGCTAAAATTCCAATTCTTACGATAAATACTGGTCATTTAGGATTTCTTGCAGAAGCTTATTTATCCAACCTAGATGAGGCCATAGATAAAATAATTGCTGGAAATTGGGATATTGAAGAAAGAACTTGCTTTATCGTTAGTGTAATGAGGAATGATCAGAGGAGGTGGGAGTCTCTTTGCCTTAATGAGATGGCTCTTCATAGAGAACCTCTAACTAGTATGTGTCACTTTGAGATTTCTATAGGGCGACATGCTCCTGTGGATATTTCAGCTGATGGAGTAATTTTATCTACTCCAACTGGTTCTACCGCCTATTCTTTAAGTGCTGGAGGACCAGTTATAACACCTGATTGTCCAGTTGTGCAATTAACTCCAATTGCTCCGCATTCATTGGCATCTAGGGCATTGGTTTTTAATGATTCAGAGCCAGTAACTGTTTTTCCTGCAACTCCTGAAAGGTTAGTAATGGTTGTTGATGGAAATGCTGGTTGTTATGTTTGGCCTGAAGATAGGGTTTTAATTAGAAAAAGTAAACACTCAGTAAAATTTATTAGACTTGAAGATTACGAATTTTTCCAAGTTTTAAGAAATAAATTAGGTTGGGGGTTGCCCCATGTTGCTAAACCTGACAAATAA
- a CDS encoding DUF3122 domain-containing protein: MKKITKSNKNIFLKGILPLLLLLSFIFNPLKVPAEVAETEINGELMNASSEFLRDLDFETWQLVAYKSPLYEDKLILRVIGYPGNLRIDHPTDLKVESGRKQWLLDDKTLLNVELANDGRQAAAEFDLDKLIKNLDKNRPLRLSLSGVFSELPVPPFLVKEWRSIN; the protein is encoded by the coding sequence ATGAAGAAAATTACAAAATCAAATAAAAATATTTTTTTAAAAGGAATATTACCTTTACTTTTACTACTTTCCTTTATCTTTAACCCATTAAAAGTACCTGCAGAAGTTGCAGAAACTGAAATAAATGGGGAATTAATGAATGCTAGCAGTGAGTTCTTAAGGGACTTGGACTTTGAAACTTGGCAATTAGTAGCTTATAAATCCCCTCTTTATGAAGATAAATTGATCTTGAGAGTAATAGGATATCCAGGAAATCTCAGGATTGATCATCCTACTGACTTAAAGGTTGAATCAGGGAGAAAACAGTGGCTTTTAGATGATAAAACATTACTTAATGTGGAATTAGCAAATGATGGAAGACAAGCTGCAGCAGAATTCGATCTTGATAAATTGATTAAAAATTTAGATAAAAATAGACCATTAAGATTATCTTTATCAGGAGTTTTTTCTGAGTTACCTGTTCCTCCCTTCCTTGTTAAAGAGTGGAGATCTATAAACTGA
- a CDS encoding bifunctional riboflavin kinase/FAD synthetase, with the protein MISLISPSEVKSPTSIAIGSFDGLHAGHRKLIKSVVEDNLYTPTIASFWPHPREVLYKETRLRLDLPEEKLPILEDLGIEQLVLIPFDKELSKLSAERFVRDILINQLQAKNISVGANFKFGFKRRGDINTIKNMIKDTDIKLKITPILEDKEGRISSSRIRDLLEKSDLKNAFKILNRPYSFNGKVVKGKGIGKSIGWPTANLEIDGRKFLPGEGVYAAWTTIENSNKKIESIMNLGSQPTINPLLPSAVEVHLINKDIDLYGLNLSVVPVEKLRSQIKFNNIKQLASQIKNDKENALGIFKNCKK; encoded by the coding sequence TTGATCTCTTTAATATCGCCATCTGAAGTTAAGAGTCCTACTTCAATAGCTATTGGGAGTTTTGATGGGCTTCATGCCGGCCACAGAAAGTTAATCAAAAGTGTTGTTGAAGACAATCTATATACCCCAACAATTGCAAGCTTTTGGCCTCATCCAAGAGAAGTTCTATATAAAGAGACACGCCTTAGACTTGATTTACCTGAAGAAAAACTACCTATTCTTGAAGATCTAGGGATTGAACAATTAGTTCTGATTCCTTTTGATAAGGAATTATCTAAATTAAGTGCAGAAAGATTTGTAAGAGATATTTTGATAAATCAATTACAGGCAAAAAACATTTCTGTAGGTGCTAATTTTAAATTTGGTTTTAAAAGAAGAGGAGACATAAACACTATAAAAAATATGATTAAAGATACGGATATAAAACTAAAAATTACTCCAATTCTAGAAGACAAAGAAGGTAGAATAAGCAGTAGCAGAATAAGAGATTTATTAGAGAAAAGTGATCTGAAAAATGCTTTCAAAATTCTTAATAGGCCTTATAGTTTTAATGGGAAGGTTGTCAAAGGTAAAGGTATTGGAAAAAGTATAGGTTGGCCCACTGCAAATCTTGAAATAGATGGCAGAAAATTTTTACCTGGAGAAGGAGTCTACGCAGCATGGACGACCATAGAAAATTCCAACAAAAAAATTGAATCTATTATGAATCTTGGCTCTCAACCAACAATAAATCCTTTATTACCATCTGCAGTTGAAGTTCATTTAATAAATAAAGATATAGATCTATATGGTTTAAATCTATCTGTAGTACCGGTTGAAAAGCTTAGATCTCAAATCAAGTTCAACAATATCAAGCAACTTGCTAGTCAAATTAAAAATGATAAAGAGAATGCCCTAGGTATTTTTAAAAATTGTAAAAAATAA
- a CDS encoding bifunctional cobalt-precorrin-7 (C(5))-methyltransferase/cobalt-precorrin-6B (C(15))-methyltransferase, with the protein MTEVNRKIYVIGINSYKFEDLSFKLQNLFLETENIAVPNSYFEEIKSWSENGLLNKKSFFSSKSNNELVNWLRSQKNDVILISRGDPLWFGIGRILLENFSKDELSFYPSNTCIQLAFSKLKIPWQDTVNVSIHGRDSTKLIEALKVRPSSLAIITEANNKSLELIKKNLSQLNLIDYYDFWLCEEIGFDNENIRKLNLKESLPSDISSLNIVVLTKTKKNYSNSNLPLFGISDHIFKTFDDRPNLLTKREIRVQILADLELPKNGVIWDIGAGCGSIGLEALKLRPNLDLFCIDKRFGSKALILENSKRLGVKPKFIFEEDINNIFKKRILSSFEKPNRLIIGGCDKKTKLQIISKLAQGMDNGDIVVIPIIDIQTIKELKEELEDKNFKTNLNLIQTYKSLSIAEGMRLEPNNPVFLLKGKK; encoded by the coding sequence ATGACTGAAGTTAATAGAAAAATTTATGTAATTGGTATTAATTCTTATAAATTTGAGGATCTATCTTTCAAATTACAAAATTTATTTTTAGAAACAGAAAATATTGCAGTTCCAAATTCATATTTTGAAGAAATTAAATCATGGAGCGAAAATGGTTTATTAAATAAGAAATCATTTTTTTCAAGCAAAAGCAATAACGAACTTGTTAACTGGCTTAGGTCTCAAAAAAATGATGTAATTTTAATTTCGAGGGGAGATCCTCTTTGGTTTGGAATTGGAAGAATACTATTAGAAAATTTTTCAAAAGATGAATTAAGTTTTTACCCTTCAAATACTTGTATTCAATTGGCATTTAGTAAGTTAAAGATTCCATGGCAAGATACTGTTAATGTAAGTATTCACGGCAGAGATTCGACTAAATTAATTGAGGCTCTTAAAGTAAGACCTTCAAGTCTGGCTATCATTACAGAAGCAAATAACAAAAGCTTAGAATTAATCAAAAAAAACCTATCACAATTAAATCTGATTGATTATTATGATTTTTGGCTTTGTGAAGAGATAGGCTTCGATAATGAAAATATAAGAAAATTAAATCTTAAAGAGTCATTGCCTTCTGACATATCAAGTTTGAATATTGTTGTTCTTACAAAAACAAAAAAAAATTACTCAAATAGTAATCTTCCCCTTTTTGGAATCAGTGACCACATATTTAAGACTTTTGATGATAGACCAAACTTATTAACTAAAAGGGAGATTCGTGTTCAAATCTTAGCTGATCTAGAGCTCCCAAAAAATGGCGTAATATGGGATATAGGAGCAGGTTGTGGGTCAATTGGGTTAGAGGCATTAAAATTAAGGCCCAACTTAGATTTGTTTTGTATCGATAAAAGGTTTGGCTCAAAAGCATTAATACTTGAAAACTCAAAAAGGCTTGGCGTTAAACCAAAATTTATTTTTGAGGAAGACATAAATAATATCTTTAAAAAGAGAATTTTAAGTTCTTTTGAAAAACCTAATAGATTAATAATTGGAGGATGCGATAAAAAAACTAAACTCCAGATTATTAGTAAACTAGCTCAAGGGATGGATAATGGAGACATTGTCGTTATCCCAATAATTGATATTCAAACTATTAAAGAATTGAAAGAGGAATTAGAGGACAAAAATTTCAAAACAAATTTAAATTTAATTCAGACCTATAAAAGCTTAAGTATTGCAGAGGGAATGAGACTAGAACCAAATAATCCTGTTTTTCTATTAAAAGGGAAAAAATAA
- the argF gene encoding ornithine carbamoyltransferase, producing MLKPHKLSNDNFLSCLDISADEVHHILEVAKNFKNEDLELKLKNKVLGLIFDKSSTRTRVSFQVAMSRLGGTTIDLNPNTSQIGRGEAIKDTARVLSRYCDVIAIRTFKHSDLEEYAKWSTKPIINALTDFEHPCQALADFLTIKEEYFDFENVVLTFVGDGNNVANSLILCGALLGVEVRIACPKGYEPDSLVINQAREIYKNKNLLKISNDPFSAVSGANVLYTDVWSSMGEEKQKEEKDKDFNGFSIDENLLSKAEKDAIILHCLPAYRGKEITEKVMESKNSRIFNQAENRMHAQQALLACLLA from the coding sequence ATGTTAAAGCCCCATAAGCTTTCTAATGATAATTTTTTATCATGCCTTGATATATCTGCAGATGAAGTTCATCATATTTTAGAAGTTGCTAAAAACTTTAAGAATGAAGACCTAGAGCTAAAACTTAAAAATAAAGTTTTAGGATTGATTTTTGATAAATCTTCAACTCGTACAAGAGTAAGCTTCCAAGTTGCTATGTCGAGATTAGGAGGAACAACTATTGATCTTAACCCTAACACATCACAAATAGGAAGAGGTGAGGCAATTAAAGATACAGCAAGAGTCTTGAGTAGATATTGTGATGTAATTGCAATAAGGACATTTAAGCATTCAGATTTAGAGGAGTATGCAAAATGGTCCACAAAGCCAATTATCAATGCCCTCACAGACTTCGAACATCCTTGTCAAGCTCTAGCAGATTTTTTGACTATTAAGGAAGAATACTTTGATTTTGAAAATGTGGTTTTGACATTTGTCGGAGATGGTAATAATGTCGCTAATTCTCTTATTTTATGTGGAGCTTTATTAGGTGTTGAAGTTAGAATTGCCTGCCCTAAAGGTTATGAACCAGATTCATTGGTGATTAATCAAGCCAGAGAGATTTATAAGAATAAGAATTTATTAAAAATTTCTAATGATCCTTTTTCTGCTGTTTCAGGAGCGAATGTACTTTATACAGATGTTTGGTCATCTATGGGGGAAGAAAAACAAAAAGAAGAGAAAGATAAAGATTTTAATGGATTTTCTATTGATGAAAATCTATTGAGTAAGGCAGAAAAAGATGCAATTATTCTTCATTGCCTACCAGCTTATAGAGGTAAAGAGATTACTGAAAAAGTGATGGAAAGTAAAAATAGTAGAATTTTTAATCAGGCAGAGAATAGGATGCACGCTCAACAAGCACTTTTAGCATGTCTTCTTGCATAA
- the ribD gene encoding bifunctional diaminohydroxyphosphoribosylaminopyrimidine deaminase/5-amino-6-(5-phosphoribosylamino)uracil reductase RibD, translating to MSEKSLSHTKWMKRAIFLASLGKNTTSPNPRVGAVILDKNGSLISEGFHFKAGMPHAEAMAFNNLKNDAKGGTMYVNLEPCCHQGKTPPCVDKVISSGLKKVYISMEDPDERVSGKGIKLLKEAGIQVNLGLCKKESLDLNKAFIHRNTTKKAFGVLKWAMSIDGRIALKNGKSKWITNDESRSLVHSFRAEFDAIIIGGNTLRRDNPFLTTRGSKNPEPLRVVFTKSLDLPSKSNLWDCSKAKTLVIYDSSTANESYLSRIPKCVEVEKVLSDNPELISKILAKRGCNKVLWECGPNLATAAIQSNCIQEIITFIAPKILGGENSMHPFGDFEFEEMHEVIKLSNSQVSLIGNDICVKSLCKN from the coding sequence ATGTCTGAAAAAAGTTTAAGCCATACAAAATGGATGAAAAGAGCAATTTTTTTGGCTTCTTTAGGCAAAAATACAACGAGTCCTAATCCGAGGGTGGGAGCAGTGATACTTGATAAGAATGGAAGCCTTATTTCAGAAGGGTTTCATTTCAAGGCAGGGATGCCTCATGCAGAGGCAATGGCTTTTAATAATTTAAAAAATGATGCTAAAGGTGGAACAATGTATGTGAATCTTGAACCTTGTTGCCATCAAGGTAAAACACCTCCATGCGTAGATAAGGTGATATCCTCTGGGTTAAAAAAGGTATATATATCTATGGAAGACCCTGATGAAAGAGTCTCTGGTAAAGGGATTAAGCTTCTAAAAGAAGCTGGAATACAAGTTAACTTAGGATTATGTAAAAAAGAATCCTTAGATCTAAATAAGGCTTTTATTCATAGGAACACTACTAAAAAGGCATTTGGTGTTCTTAAATGGGCAATGAGTATAGATGGAAGAATAGCTTTAAAAAATGGGAAAAGTAAATGGATTACTAATGATGAATCAAGGTCATTAGTGCATTCTTTTAGAGCAGAATTTGACGCAATAATCATTGGTGGAAACACATTACGAAGAGACAACCCATTTTTGACTACTAGAGGTTCCAAAAACCCTGAGCCTTTGCGAGTTGTTTTCACAAAAAGTTTAGATCTTCCTTCAAAATCTAATCTTTGGGATTGTAGTAAGGCAAAAACTTTAGTTATTTATGATTCTTCTACAGCAAATGAAAGCTACCTCTCAAGGATTCCGAAATGTGTAGAAGTTGAAAAGGTATTATCAGATAATCCAGAGTTAATTTCAAAAATTCTTGCAAAAAGAGGATGTAATAAAGTTCTGTGGGAATGTGGTCCAAATTTGGCTACCGCCGCTATTCAATCTAACTGTATTCAGGAAATTATTACCTTTATCGCTCCAAAAATTTTAGGTGGAGAAAATAGTATGCATCCTTTTGGAGATTTTGAATTTGAAGAAATGCATGAAGTTATTAAATTAAGTAATTCTCAGGTTAGTTTGATTGGGAATGATATATGCGTTAAAAGTTTATGTAAAAATTAA
- a CDS encoding DUF3611 family protein — translation MSDKIDFQSLSFGMRRVGWTRFWVQSILGVVVAAVLLFSNVVNNSEGQLSLAPGLSLTTISLILLLFSLWQGWLIVRTGRAIASNARPSRGQTSKLIKRGLIVDLLGILFGLIGYQALMGALFIQASSQTTGQLITATSDIPITGLEILSVLSNTQVIAAHFFGLCFSLWLLRRIYK, via the coding sequence ATGTCTGACAAAATTGATTTTCAGTCCCTTTCATTTGGAATGCGGCGTGTTGGATGGACACGCTTTTGGGTTCAATCCATTTTAGGCGTTGTTGTTGCGGCTGTTTTGCTTTTTTCTAATGTTGTTAATAATAGCGAAGGGCAGCTTAGCTTAGCGCCTGGACTATCACTTACAACAATTTCCTTGATTTTACTACTTTTTAGCCTTTGGCAAGGCTGGTTAATAGTTAGAACGGGTAGAGCAATCGCAAGTAACGCAAGACCCTCAAGAGGACAAACTAGTAAATTAATAAAAAGAGGTTTAATAGTCGATTTATTAGGAATTTTGTTTGGATTAATTGGATATCAAGCTCTTATGGGTGCCCTATTTATACAAGCATCCTCTCAAACAACTGGACAATTGATAACAGCGACATCTGATATTCCAATTACTGGACTTGAAATATTATCAGTTCTAAGTAATACACAGGTTATTGCTGCTCACTTCTTTGGACTTTGCTTTTCTTTATGGCTTTTAAGAAGGATTTACAAATGA
- the ftsH gene encoding ATP-dependent zinc metalloprotease FtsH translates to MPIRQDDNQPNRRFGIVNIILIGVGALLLFSSLFPNQNMQIPRVPYSLFIDQVNDGEVKRAYITQEQIRYELNGAEEGAPSVLATTPIFDMDLPQRLESKGVEFAAAPPKKPNFFSTILSWVVPPLIFILVLQFFARRSMGGGGAQGALSFTKSKAKVYVPDDESKVTFDDVAGVDEAKDELTEIVDFLKKPERYTDIGARIPKGVLLVGPPGTGKTLLSKAVAGEAEVPFFIISGSEFVELFVGAGAARVRDLFEQAKKKAPCIIFIDELDAIGKSRSGSMGVVGGNDEREQTLNQLLTEMDGFASTDKPVIVLAATNQPEVLDAALLRPGRFDRQVLVDRPDLSGRKTILEIYTKKVKLADSIDLDSIAQATSGFAGADLANMVNEAALLAARSKRKSVEQQDLSEAIERVVAGLEKKSRVLQDDEKKVVAYHEVGHAIVGHLMPGGSKVAKISIVPRGMSALGYTLQLPTEERFLNSKEELKGQIATLLGGRSAEEVVFGKITTGASNDLQRATDIAEQMVGTFGMSDILGPLAYDKQGGGQFLGNGNNPRRSVSDATAQAIDKEVRDLVDDAHETALNILRNNLPLLESISQKILEEEVIEGEDLKALLAESKMPT, encoded by the coding sequence ATGCCAATAAGACAAGACGATAATCAACCTAATAGACGTTTTGGAATTGTAAATATCATTTTAATAGGAGTGGGAGCATTACTTTTATTTAGTAGTCTTTTCCCTAATCAAAATATGCAAATTCCAAGGGTTCCTTACTCCTTGTTTATAGATCAGGTTAATGACGGTGAAGTTAAGCGTGCATATATAACTCAAGAACAAATTAGATATGAGTTAAATGGAGCTGAAGAAGGGGCACCTTCTGTGTTGGCGACAACCCCAATTTTTGATATGGACCTTCCACAAAGGCTAGAAAGTAAGGGGGTTGAATTCGCTGCTGCTCCCCCAAAGAAACCTAATTTCTTCTCAACTATCCTGAGTTGGGTTGTCCCTCCTTTAATTTTTATCCTTGTGCTGCAATTTTTTGCTAGAAGAAGTATGGGAGGTGGAGGTGCTCAAGGAGCTCTTAGTTTTACTAAAAGTAAAGCAAAGGTTTATGTACCAGATGATGAATCAAAAGTAACCTTTGATGATGTTGCTGGGGTCGATGAGGCCAAAGATGAGTTAACAGAGATCGTAGATTTCTTGAAAAAACCAGAAAGATACACTGATATAGGCGCTAGGATTCCTAAGGGTGTTCTCCTTGTAGGTCCACCTGGGACAGGTAAGACTCTTTTGTCAAAAGCTGTTGCGGGAGAAGCGGAGGTTCCATTCTTTATTATTTCAGGCTCTGAGTTCGTAGAGCTGTTCGTAGGTGCTGGTGCGGCTAGAGTAAGAGATCTATTTGAACAAGCAAAGAAGAAAGCACCTTGTATAATTTTTATTGATGAATTAGATGCTATTGGTAAAAGTCGCTCTGGCTCAATGGGAGTTGTTGGAGGTAACGATGAGAGAGAACAAACTCTTAACCAATTACTAACAGAAATGGATGGGTTTGCTTCAACAGATAAACCAGTAATAGTTCTTGCAGCAACTAACCAGCCTGAAGTCCTTGATGCAGCTCTATTAAGGCCTGGAAGATTCGACAGGCAAGTATTAGTTGATAGACCTGACTTATCTGGTAGAAAAACAATTTTAGAAATTTATACAAAGAAAGTTAAATTAGCTGATTCCATAGACTTAGATTCTATTGCTCAAGCCACCTCTGGCTTTGCAGGAGCAGATTTGGCAAATATGGTAAATGAAGCTGCACTACTCGCAGCAAGATCCAAAAGGAAAAGTGTTGAGCAACAAGATTTAAGTGAAGCTATAGAGAGAGTTGTCGCAGGCCTAGAGAAAAAAAGTAGAGTTCTTCAAGATGATGAAAAGAAAGTTGTTGCCTACCACGAAGTTGGACATGCAATAGTAGGTCATCTTATGCCTGGTGGTTCTAAAGTGGCTAAGATTTCAATAGTACCAAGGGGGATGAGTGCTTTAGGCTATACATTACAACTGCCTACTGAAGAAAGATTTTTGAACTCAAAAGAAGAATTGAAAGGACAAATAGCTACTTTATTAGGAGGGAGATCTGCAGAAGAAGTTGTCTTTGGAAAAATAACTACTGGAGCTTCTAATGATCTTCAAAGAGCAACTGATATTGCGGAGCAAATGGTAGGTACTTTCGGGATGAGTGACATACTTGGTCCTTTGGCTTATGACAAGCAAGGAGGTGGACAATTCTTAGGAAATGGGAATAACCCAAGAAGATCAGTAAGTGATGCGACCGCACAAGCAATAGATAAAGAGGTAAGAGATCTAGTAGATGATGCTCATGAGACAGCTTTAAATATTTTGAGAAATAATTTACCTTTACTTGAATCTATTTCTCAAAAAATTCTTGAAGAGGAAGTTATAGAAGGTGAAGATTTGAAAGCTCTACTTGCGGAAAGTAAAATGCCAACATAG